The nucleotide window ACTAATTTGATATTGTCTAGAAAACGAAGTGTAAATACTGCTTCGGAACGTACGTTACAAGAAATACGTACGTACCTCGATCTgtcaacaaataatataatgagaatgaatattattttcccTTTACTTTATTTCCATATATACGCGCGTGTTTGGCAtatgggaaaagaaaagaaaagaaaaatcaatatcCCTTAGTACGCTTGGatgaacttaattaatttgaagtacTAATTACCAACAATAATATCCCCTCTTTAATTGGACATTCTATTCCCATGCATgcctatttaaaatattatgtgtaatTAAATCACCAATTATCTAAAATATCCAAATTCGTTGAAAGACATGATGAATTATAATCCATGCATGagttatatattttgaaaaataagtaaattaaacaaaaacaagTACGTACCTGAATTTTACACAAAATCTTGAATTTGTTTAAGTTAGGTAAAATAactaaattaagaaaagaaaaacatcgTGACAGCCtaagaattaaataaacaaaaaaggaaaattacgTAACCCTAGCTAGAGAAATTAGCAAAAAACTAGGAAATTCTCTAATGGAtgttacgtacgtacgtacatgtcCAGTACTAAAATTAAGCTCTCAAAATTCTCGTATACGAGAATTCGATATCCTAATTAAACTCTTGTAGATATCCATGTCCTCTAGATCAGATGCCTGAAACTGGGGCCTACGTGTTGGTTGATCAAGTAATCTTCACCGTTGTTTACATCGAACGTCATGTTCTGCTGATGACGAAGGAATTGCTGGTGCTGCTCTTGCTGCTGTTGCGCCATCTCCAACTCCTTCTGACGCCGAAGCTCCACCACCTTTCGGTGCGAATTCGAGTGCTTCGTCAGCACAAATGTTGGGCTCGAAGCCGGCCTGTACTCTGGCACTAACCGGCCGGACTTATACCGGACACCGCACGCATTGCAAAGCGTTTTCGGGCCCATGGGCCCTGTCCGCCACTGCGGCGTCTTATCCGTGGCGCAATGCAGGCACCTCCGCCCGTCGCTGGCTTCCCCTTCGGAGCAGTCCTTCCTCGGTGAGTCCTTTATAGTTGTCTTGCCCGAATTAACGGGTGCCTGAACCCTGACTTCAGGCTCCGGCGAGGCTGTGTTTTGAGAGAGTACGAGGAGACGGGACGTCCAGTTGCATGGGGCTGCACGGGACCGCTTGCTCCGGGCCTTGGCTGGGACCGACATTTCGTGGTGAAAAATGGGGCTGTTTTGGGTGGGCTCGGGTTGGAATTCTCGGCTTGTCTCGGACGCTTCGTTGGTCCTAGCTTTCATGCCGGATATTAACTGGAGCTTCTGCAAGTCCTCGCTGGAGAACGAGTCATCCGCGAAATTGGAAAGCCATTCGAGCTCAGCTAAATCGTCATTCTGTaaacataattaacaaaaaaaaaaaaaaaaataccaaaatgattttatttccttttttctcaagctttttgaaaaaaaaaaacacaacacatgaaaagaaagaagtaaTTACTTCTTTGATAAAGAGAGTACTGAAGCCGTTTTAGAAGCTCCATAATGCAAATAATCAAGCGCAGAAGATTTAACTCTGGGTTCGGTTTCAGAGAAAATTGGGTAAAAGAAAAGATACTCTGAGAATTATGTACAGGAACGGGCTTGTTCAGTTCTAGTTGGAAGCTAGTATTCATGATTCAACTTTAATTGTCAGCCAAACTGTTATACGACTAAAGAAAGCGTAAATTTTCGAAATGTGACATCTTTTAACATTTGCTTTCCTCGGCAACCAGAcagcaatttttattttttattttgttgtttctttaaaaaaggAAGCTAACAATTCACGGAAGCAGTAAATTAAGGTTGATGATGTTGTTGTTTAATGATCAGCTAGCTAGCGAATATTACCGGTACACAAAGCTGGTCGCTGGAGAAATAACCGTCGGAGAAATTCCGGCACCCAAAACTGCCCACAAAATTCTGGTCACCACCAGAAAACGACGAGGAATTGCAGCTGTCGACGACAGTGACAGTAGAAGAATCGATGGAGTTTCCAGCGGCAGTGTCGAAGGTACCGTCGGTAACCACTGCATCGTCGTTGGAAAAGTCGAGGAGGTCCTCCACAATGAAATGGTCTCCGGCGGCCGTAGCTTTATTATCGGTCTTCTCGTAAACGTATTGTGGGCAAAACCCGCCATGGAAAAACTCAGGTGCCTCCATAGGTCTCTGGACAAAACAAGGGATACGGATGAAGAAAGTAACGAGCAGTACTGAGTGTGTAGATCAGAGAGAGTGCGCGAGAAACTGAGAgttttgtagagagagagaaagagcgtTTATTTGCGTTAGAAGGGAACAGGCGGACAGTTAAAATGGTGGATggattttgataagaaaaatagaaggcaagttctaaaatattttctttcataaaatggaaaaaaaaaaaaaaaagtgataaatttattaaattaggatatataattcaaatagaAATTACATTAAGACacatattttatgtttgattatgaattatgaaaattttatttataaatacaaattaaatatatttatttggtttttcaaaataataatatatttacagACCGAAATTACTGGTGGGGGCGTTGAATTTGTAGGAGTATAGGTCCGTGTTTTCATGGCCAATGGCAACACAGCATTTAATGGAAAGTTCGAAACCCTTAAATGAGCTTCTTCCCTAATTACTAACCGAAATAATGAAACCCAAGACCAACCTGACGTGGCACATTATGATTTGTCAGAAACGTAATTAACTGCTAATAGCTTGGGGAGTATTAATTAAGtgataaataaacaagaatcaGCTCCGTACCGTGTGGACAGGACAGGACAGGTCAGTCAGTCAGAACAGAAGGGAATTCCTCCTTTTTTTTACTAAAAGCGACAgctgttttttttgtttttttaagctTTGAAGGTCAGGAATGTAAATGCATGCTTTATGGCAAGGAATTATGAAGAACCGTAAGGATAAGAacgatgaaattaaaaaaaccgAAATGTTTCCTTGTGAACCGATCAAAACGGATGAAGTGTTCAAATCAGTTAATAATGTTTCTCGTTTGTTTGCTTGCTTGCATGTGTCTCTAAATATCGTATTGTCCGAACCGTAAAACTCTACCGCACGACGCACGTGCATGAGGCTGCTGACCCAGCTTTACTACAATGATCGCGCAGGTATCGTACCGCACCTAACGATCATTATACTTTGCTTTCAAAACCAGCCATTGATATGGGCAATTACGGaaacatcaatattatttttgtttacaaaTAGGATGGTACAATTAATTAATGGATTCCAcgattttaagtgtttttaataCGAAATATGGATCCTATgttaatctttatatatatatatatatattttatttataaagaataaattggattataaaaattataaaaaatctcgACTCCTTTTTAGTCATGTTGAGaagatatttttc belongs to Juglans regia cultivar Chandler chromosome 8, Walnut 2.0, whole genome shotgun sequence and includes:
- the LOC108979511 gene encoding GATA transcription factor 9, coding for MEAPEFFHGGFCPQYVYEKTDNKATAAGDHFIVEDLLDFSNDDAVVTDGTFDTAAGNSIDSSTVTVVDSCNSSSFSGGDQNFVGSFGCRNFSDGYFSSDQLCVPNDDLAELEWLSNFADDSFSSEDLQKLQLISGMKARTNEASETSREFQPEPTQNSPIFHHEMSVPAKARSKRSRAAPCNWTSRLLVLSQNTASPEPEVRVQAPVNSGKTTIKDSPRKDCSEGEASDGRRCLHCATDKTPQWRTGPMGPKTLCNACGVRYKSGRLVPEYRPASSPTFVLTKHSNSHRKVVELRRQKELEMAQQQQEQHQQFLRHQQNMTFDVNNGEDYLINQHVGPSFRHLI